One window of the Actinomyces wuliandei genome contains the following:
- a CDS encoding ABC transporter permease, with the protein MTSPATPTSPTPQGSRGSQDSSHLGRWEEVRLVAARELRTQAVNRPTIISTLVMLVLVVGGILAYAHLSGGETQPYRVAVTGSQELTGLDQVVDSAGQPVSVVDLQGTEPTAALNSDAPQDVRVDMVVDTSGTSPRLLVAEEADEAVSAALTSLLQQQALASHVTALGGDPASLGQALEQASPEVVALDPPQSDAEDFFTRYAVLLAMDLLLFLVIMGGGQVIAMSVVEEKSSRIVEILLACVRPSSLLAGKVLGTGTWLLVSSALLGGAAVLTANATGIMPEASLDLDTTFLAMLGWLLVGYATVSVLFGAAASLVSRQEDVGTVTAPLAMLLAVPYGVSILMAIGDPQMVVYRVLSYLPVLSPFLMPARLVLGVSSTAEQGVALALSLVALPLLVALSGRVYTRAVTRTGARVSLREVLRPARG; encoded by the coding sequence ATGACCAGCCCGGCCACCCCCACAAGCCCCACGCCACAGGGGTCCCGGGGCTCTCAGGACTCCTCGCACCTGGGCCGCTGGGAGGAGGTCCGGCTGGTGGCCGCTCGCGAGCTGCGCACGCAGGCAGTGAACCGGCCGACCATCATCTCCACCCTGGTCATGCTGGTCCTTGTCGTGGGCGGCATCCTGGCCTACGCCCACCTCAGCGGGGGCGAGACCCAGCCCTACCGGGTCGCGGTCACCGGCTCCCAGGAGCTCACCGGCCTGGACCAGGTGGTGGACTCCGCAGGCCAGCCGGTCAGCGTCGTCGACCTCCAGGGCACCGAGCCGACCGCCGCCCTGAACTCCGACGCCCCACAGGACGTGCGGGTCGACATGGTGGTGGACACCAGCGGGACCTCACCTCGCCTCCTGGTGGCCGAGGAGGCCGACGAGGCCGTGTCAGCAGCGCTGACCTCCCTGCTCCAGCAGCAGGCCCTGGCCAGCCACGTCACCGCGCTGGGAGGCGACCCCGCCTCCCTGGGCCAGGCCCTGGAGCAGGCCTCCCCTGAGGTCGTCGCCCTGGACCCCCCGCAGAGCGACGCGGAGGACTTCTTCACCAGGTACGCCGTCCTCCTGGCCATGGACCTCCTGCTGTTCCTCGTCATCATGGGAGGCGGCCAGGTCATCGCCATGAGCGTGGTGGAGGAGAAGTCCAGCCGCATCGTGGAGATCCTCCTGGCCTGCGTGCGCCCCTCCTCGCTGCTGGCAGGCAAGGTCCTGGGCACTGGGACGTGGCTGCTGGTGTCCAGCGCGCTCCTGGGGGGCGCTGCGGTGCTCACCGCCAACGCCACCGGGATCATGCCGGAGGCCAGCCTCGACCTGGACACCACCTTCCTGGCCATGCTCGGGTGGCTGCTGGTGGGCTATGCCACCGTCTCCGTGCTCTTCGGCGCGGCAGCCTCCCTCGTGAGCAGGCAGGAGGACGTGGGAACAGTGACGGCACCGCTGGCCATGCTCCTGGCGGTGCCCTACGGCGTGTCCATCCTCATGGCGATCGGTGACCCCCAGATGGTGGTGTACCGGGTGCTGTCCTACCTGCCGGTCCTGTCCCCCTTCCTCATGCCCGCGCGCCTGGTCCTGGGCGTGTCCAGCACGGCGGAGCAGGGTGTCGCCCTGGCCCTGTCCCTGGTGGCCCTGCCGCTGCTTGTCGCCCTCTCAGGCAGGGTCTACACCCGTGCGGTGACACGGACGGGCGCGCGCGTCTCCCTCCGGGAGGTCCTGAGGCCAGCCAGGGGCTGA
- the ndk gene encoding nucleoside-diphosphate kinase: MPATPHSQTQPQDQPGGERILVLIKPDAVQRRLTGEILRRIEAKGYELVALRVLTPDEATLAEHYAEHVAKPFYPGVVDYMTSGPVVAAVVAGQRVVEGVRSLMGATDPTTAAPGTIRGDLGRDWGTSAIQNLVHGSDSAESAAREIAIWFPELV, from the coding sequence TTGCCCGCCACACCCCACTCGCAGACCCAGCCCCAGGACCAGCCCGGCGGGGAGCGCATCCTCGTCCTCATCAAGCCTGACGCCGTTCAGCGCCGCCTCACCGGTGAGATCCTGCGGCGCATCGAGGCCAAGGGCTACGAGCTGGTGGCCCTGCGGGTCCTCACCCCCGACGAGGCGACCCTGGCCGAGCACTACGCCGAGCACGTGGCCAAGCCCTTCTATCCCGGGGTGGTGGACTACATGACCTCCGGCCCGGTCGTGGCCGCGGTCGTCGCGGGGCAGCGCGTGGTGGAGGGGGTGCGCTCCCTCATGGGCGCCACCGACCCCACGACGGCCGCTCCCGGCACCATCCGAGGGGACCTGGGGCGCGACTGGGGGACCTCTGCCATCCAGAACCTGGTGCACGGCTCGGACAGCGCCGAGTCGGCTGCTCGCGAGATCGCCATCTGGTTCCCGGAGCTGGTGTGA